In the Ornithinimicrobium pratense genome, GTCGGCGGCAGAGCGCTCCAGCTCGGCGATCTGCTCCTGGCTGCGGTCGGTGAAGATGCGCAGCAGCTTGCCGGTCTCGGAGTCGGCGACGTTGATCCAGTACTGGTAGAAGGCGTAGGGGCTGGTCATGTCGGCGGCCAGCCATACAGCGTTGCCTGCGGACTTGCCGTACTTCTCGCCGTTCTCGTCCGTGACCAGCGGCGTGGTCAGCACGTGCGCGGTGCCGCCCTCCACCCGGTGGATGAGGTCCACGCCGGCGGTGAGGTTGCCCCACTGGTCTTGTCCGCCAGTCTGCAAGGTGCAGCCGTACTCGCGGTAGAGGTGCAGGTAGTCCATCCCCTGCAGCAGCTGGTAGCTGAACTCGGTGTAGGAGATACCCTCCTGACTCTCCAGGCGTGCGGCGATGGCGTCCTTCTTGATCATCTGGTTGACGCGGAAATGCTTGCCGATGTCCCGCAGGAAGTCCAAGGCACTCATCGGCGCGGTCCAGTCCAGGTTGTTGACGATCAGGGCCGGGTTCTCGCCCTCGAAGTCGAGGAAGGGCCCGACCTGCCGTTGGATCCGATCCACGTACTCGGCCGTGAGCTCGGCTGTCTTGAGCACGCGCTCCGAGGTGGGCCTCGGGTCACCGATGAGACCGGTCGAGCCCCCCACCAAGGCCAGCACCCGGTGCCCGGCCCGCTGGAAGTGACGCAGCACGATCAGCTGCACCAGGTTGCCGAAGTGCAGCGAGGGGGCCGTCGGGTCAAAGCCGCAGTACAGGGTGAGCGGCCCCTTCTCGAGCGCGGTGCGCAGGGCGTCCAGGTCCGTGGTCTGCGCCAACAGTCCGCGCCACTGCAGCTCGTCGAGGATGTTGCTCACCGGTCGTTGTCCTTCTGCGGTTCGTCAGGGGTATGCCGCCCGGCCGGGGCAGCCCGCCCCAGCCTACGCGCCGCGGCCCGGTAGGCCGAGACGGTCGGCTCGTCCCCGATCCAGAACCGCCAGGGGAAAAGGGCGCCGTCCCCGCCCTCACCGCTGACCCCGACCCGGGGCCCGGTGCGCACAACACCCGGGGGCCGGGTGCCGGGCCGCAGCCGGACCTCTGCCTCCGGGGCAAGCAGGTCCAGTCCGTCGTGGCGCAGAGCCAGACCCAGCGCCCGGGTCAGCCGGCCCGGTCCGCGAGCCAGGTCCCGCTCGGTCACCGGCGTCGACAACCCCGCCTGGCGACGCTCGCGCGCCAGGTCCAGCCCCTCGACCACCTGCGCCGCCCGCAGCAGCACCGCCGACGCCGTGCCGTCCGGGCCGGTGACGATGTTGACGCAGTGGTGCATGCCGTAGGACAGGTAGACGTACAGGTGCCCCGGCGGCCCGAACATCACCTCGGTCCGCGGCGTCGGGCCGCGGTAGGCGTGGGAGCCCGGGTCTGCCGGGCCGGCGTAGGCCTCGACCTCGGTCAGCCGAAGGGTCACCCCGTCGTGCTGCAGCAGGGCCCCGAGCAGGGCCGGGGCGACGTCGAGCACGGGACGGGCCAGGAAGTCACGGTCGATCCGCATACCGCCTCAGTCCCGGACCAGGGGCATCTCCTGCACCCAGTGCCGGGCCCGGTCGACCTGCCTGAGCTGGTGGGAGCGCTGCTCGCCGACCCGGGCCGGGGCAGTGCCGCCGTGGGCGTTGCGGGAGACCAGCGAGCCGCGGACGGTGAGCACCGAGCGGACGTCCGGGGTCAGGTGGTCGCTGATCCGGCGCAGGTCATCGTCGGCGAGGTCCTCCAGGCCGATCCCCTGCTCCTCGCAGTGCCGCACGCAGGCACCAGCGATGTCGTGGGCGTCCCGGAAGGCCACCCCCTCGCGGACCAGCCATTCGGCGACATCGGTGGCCAGGGAGAAGCCCTGCGGCGCCAGCGACTCCATCCGCTCCCGGTGGAAGGTGAGGGTGGCCACCATCCCGGACACCGCCGGCAGCAGCACCTCCAGGGTGTCGACCGCGTCGAACACCGGCTCCTTGTCCTCCTGCAGGTCTCGGTTGTAGGCCAGCGGCAGACCCTTGAGCGTGGCCAGCAGGCCGGTCAGGTCCCCGATGAGCCGGCCGGCCTTGCCGCGCGCCAGCTCGGCGACGTCCGGGTTCTTCTTCTGCGGCATGATGCTGGAGCCGGTCGAGTAGGCATCGTCGAGGGTGACGAAGGCGAACTCCGCGGTGGCCCACAGGATGATCTCCTCGGCCAGCCGAGAGATGTCCACCGCGGTCATTGCCGCGACGAAGGCGAACTCGGCCGCGAAGTCGCGCGAGGCAGTGCCATCGATGGAGTTCTCCACCGAGCAGGGCATGCCCAGGTCGTGGGCCACGGACTCAGGGTCCAGCCCGAGGGAGGACCCGGCCAGTGCTCCGGAGCCGTAAGGGCTGACCGCGGCACGCCGGTCCCAGTCGATCAGCCGCTCCACGTCCCGCAGCAGCGCCCACCCGTGGGCCTGCAGGTGGTGGGCCAGCAGCACCGGTTGGGCGTGCTGCAGGTGCGTCCGCCCCGGCATAGCGACCTCGGCGTGCTCGGCAGCCTGGTCGACCAGCGCCTGGACCACGTCCAGCACCTTGGCGCCGATGA is a window encoding:
- the argH gene encoding argininosuccinate lyase, with protein sequence MTVSLWGGRFAGGPSDALAALSKSTHFDWRLAHYDLAGSRAHARVLHKAGLLSDDDLETMLRGLRALAEDVTSGAFAPAEDDEDVHTALERGLIQRIGPEVGGRLRAGRSRNDQIAAQFRMYLRDQARLIGAKVLDVVQALVDQAAEHAEVAMPGRTHLQHAQPVLLAHHLQAHGWALLRDVERLIDWDRRAAVSPYGSGALAGSSLGLDPESVAHDLGMPCSVENSIDGTASRDFAAEFAFVAAMTAVDISRLAEEIILWATAEFAFVTLDDAYSTGSSIMPQKKNPDVAELARGKAGRLIGDLTGLLATLKGLPLAYNRDLQEDKEPVFDAVDTLEVLLPAVSGMVATLTFHRERMESLAPQGFSLATDVAEWLVREGVAFRDAHDIAGACVRHCEEQGIGLEDLADDDLRRISDHLTPDVRSVLTVRGSLVSRNAHGGTAPARVGEQRSHQLRQVDRARHWVQEMPLVRD
- the tyrS gene encoding tyrosine--tRNA ligase, whose amino-acid sequence is MSNILDELQWRGLLAQTTDLDALRTALEKGPLTLYCGFDPTAPSLHFGNLVQLIVLRHFQRAGHRVLALVGGSTGLIGDPRPTSERVLKTAELTAEYVDRIQRQVGPFLDFEGENPALIVNNLDWTAPMSALDFLRDIGKHFRVNQMIKKDAIAARLESQEGISYTEFSYQLLQGMDYLHLYREYGCTLQTGGQDQWGNLTAGVDLIHRVEGGTAHVLTTPLVTDENGEKYGKSAGNAVWLAADMTSPYAFYQYWINVADSETGKLLRIFTDRSQEQIAELERSAADRPHLREAQRTLAADVTSLVHGPGATAQVEAASQVLFGKGDPGQVDAGTLSDATGELAGAEVAPGTPLVEAMVLVGLAESKGAARRLIGDGGVSLNNTKVEDVERDLQSADFLHGQVALLRRGRKSLAAARNPG
- a CDS encoding DNA-3-methyladenine glycosylase yields the protein MRIDRDFLARPVLDVAPALLGALLQHDGVTLRLTEVEAYAGPADPGSHAYRGPTPRTEVMFGPPGHLYVYLSYGMHHCVNIVTGPDGTASAVLLRAAQVVEGLDLARERRQAGLSTPVTERDLARGPGRLTRALGLALRHDGLDLLAPEAEVRLRPGTRPPGVVRTGPRVGVSGEGGDGALFPWRFWIGDEPTVSAYRAAARRLGRAAPAGRHTPDEPQKDNDR